The Prevotella melaninogenica genome window below encodes:
- a CDS encoding MarR family transcriptional regulator, giving the protein MDNHCISKIREIFRVITAFECELQQQIGLNINEAMLLCLLSESEKPMLAGEIAEEMSLTRSNTSKVIASLEQASLIRRRACSEDGRCQRFHITKHGLEKLDHLHCDSIAVPEELKEII; this is encoded by the coding sequence ATGGACAATCATTGTATCAGTAAGATTCGCGAGATATTTCGTGTCATCACAGCTTTTGAATGTGAATTACAACAGCAAATAGGCTTAAACATCAATGAAGCAATGCTGTTGTGTCTACTCTCAGAAAGTGAAAAACCTATGTTGGCTGGTGAAATAGCTGAAGAGATGAGCTTGACACGTTCGAATACTTCAAAGGTAATCGCCTCATTGGAGCAGGCTTCTCTTATTCGTCGCCGTGCTTGTTCAGAGGATGGACGTTGCCAAAGGTTTCACATTACAAAACATGGTTTAGAGAAGTTAGACCATTTGCATTGTGATTCCATAGCTGTTCCAGAGGAGTTAAAAGAAATCATATAA
- the trxA gene encoding thioredoxin — MKRTATLVVAIMALTLTACKADNNPKKQDNSVMTTEQTEVNNQNEGKETKMNVTEMNSEMFQQKVMDFKNNPKTWNFKGDKPAIIDFYATWCGPCKATAPILEEVASDYAGQIDVYKVDVDKQRELAALFGIRSIPSILFIPKTGEPTMQNGAMNKAQFEEVIKSVLLK; from the coding sequence ATGAAACGTACAGCAACACTTGTAGTGGCTATTATGGCTTTAACACTGACTGCTTGTAAGGCAGATAACAATCCTAAAAAGCAGGATAACAGTGTCATGACAACCGAACAAACAGAAGTAAATAATCAAAATGAAGGAAAGGAAACAAAGATGAATGTAACAGAAATGAACTCAGAGATGTTCCAGCAGAAAGTAATGGATTTTAAGAATAATCCAAAGACTTGGAACTTTAAGGGTGATAAGCCTGCTATTATTGACTTTTATGCAACATGGTGTGGTCCATGTAAAGCAACAGCGCCAATTCTCGAGGAAGTAGCAAGTGATTATGCAGGCCAGATTGACGTTTATAAGGTTGATGTTGACAAGCAGCGTGAGTTAGCAGCCCTCTTTGGTATTCGTTCAATCCCATCAATACTCTTCATCCCTAAGACTGGCGAACCAACAATGCAAAACGGAGCTATGAACAAAGCTCAGTTTGAGGAGGTTATTAAGTCTGTCTTGTTGAAGTAA
- a CDS encoding esterase, whose translation MKRFILFFACLTSISLVAAQEVLNWKDDEIVSPVVNADNTLTISLFAPNAKKVELTGNFLYAGKETPDKYADGDWSPLLMNKDTNGRWTLTTAPLKPEFYSYNLIVDGVKITDPKNIYTVRDIGNTYSVALVGGGVDGLYAVKNVPHGTVRKVWYDSPTAGLKRRMTVYTPAGYETNKRSYPVLYLLHGMGGDENAWEELGRATQILDNLIAEGKAEPMVVVMPNGNISQEAAPGEGSRGFVTAAMRYPKTMDGNFETAFPDIIRFVEKVYRVKNDKANRAIAGLSMGGFHSIYTALNNPDAFDYIGLFSAAFNQMVKDGDSLSPIYKNIDEKFKTLCKKSPKLIWIGIGKDDFLSHDDENLRAALDKKSYKYAYLKTKGGHTWRNWREYLATFAQKLFK comes from the coding sequence ATGAAAAGGTTTATTCTGTTTTTTGCTTGCCTTACAAGCATTTCATTAGTAGCAGCTCAGGAGGTTCTTAATTGGAAAGATGACGAGATAGTGTCTCCTGTGGTAAATGCAGATAATACTTTAACTATCAGTCTTTTTGCACCAAATGCAAAGAAGGTTGAACTTACAGGTAATTTTCTCTATGCAGGAAAAGAAACTCCAGATAAGTATGCAGATGGTGATTGGAGTCCACTGTTGATGAATAAGGATACAAATGGGCGGTGGACACTGACAACTGCACCTTTAAAGCCTGAGTTTTATAGTTATAATCTCATTGTTGATGGTGTAAAGATAACAGATCCAAAGAACATATATACGGTGCGTGATATTGGTAATACATATAGTGTTGCGCTTGTTGGTGGCGGTGTAGATGGTTTGTATGCAGTAAAGAATGTACCCCATGGAACGGTTAGAAAGGTGTGGTATGATAGTCCAACCGCAGGGCTTAAACGTCGTATGACGGTTTATACGCCAGCTGGTTACGAAACAAACAAGCGAAGCTATCCTGTTCTTTATTTACTTCATGGTATGGGAGGCGATGAGAATGCATGGGAAGAATTGGGTCGTGCCACACAAATTTTGGATAACCTTATTGCTGAGGGGAAAGCAGAACCAATGGTTGTAGTAATGCCAAATGGTAATATTTCGCAGGAAGCAGCACCTGGTGAGGGGTCTCGTGGATTTGTTACTGCTGCAATGCGATACCCTAAAACAATGGATGGAAACTTTGAAACGGCATTTCCTGATATCATTCGGTTTGTAGAAAAGGTTTATCGTGTTAAGAACGACAAGGCAAACAGAGCAATTGCTGGACTGTCTATGGGCGGTTTTCATTCGATTTATACTGCATTGAATAATCCTGATGCCTTTGATTATATTGGCTTATTTTCTGCTGCATTTAATCAAATGGTAAAGGATGGTGATAGTCTTTCTCCTATTTATAAGAACATTGACGAGAAGTTTAAGACGCTGTGTAAGAAATCTCCTAAGCTTATATGGATCGGTATTGGCAAGGATGATTTTCTTTCACACGACGATGAAAACCTCCGTGCAGCATTGGATAAAAAATCTTATAAATACGCTTATCTTAAGACGAAAGGTGGGCATACTTGGAGAAACTGGAGAGAATATTTAGCAACATTTGCACAAAAGCTTTTCAAGTAA
- the sucD gene encoding succinate--CoA ligase subunit alpha, which yields MSILINKDTKLIVQGITGRDGSFHASKMKEYGTNVVGGTSPGKAGQEVCGIPVFNTVKDAVAATGANASIIFVPAPFAKDAMLEAIDGGVKLVICITEGVPTLDAVAAQRYAKIKGVKVIGPNCPGLISPEESMAGIMPTNIFKKGHTGVISRSGTLTYEVVYNLTQAGLGQSTAVGVGGDPVVGLYFEELLRMFQDDPETDSIALIGEIGGDAEERAAKFIKEHVTKPVAVFISGQQAPPGKQMGHAGAIISSGSGSASEKIAAFEAVGVPVARETSEIPELLKKQLKK from the coding sequence ATGAGTATTCTAATCAATAAAGATACAAAGTTAATCGTACAGGGCATTACTGGTCGTGATGGTAGTTTTCACGCTTCAAAGATGAAGGAATATGGCACCAACGTGGTTGGTGGAACATCTCCTGGCAAGGCTGGTCAGGAAGTATGTGGCATCCCAGTATTCAACACAGTTAAAGACGCTGTTGCAGCAACTGGTGCCAACGCATCTATTATCTTCGTCCCTGCCCCATTCGCAAAAGACGCAATGCTTGAAGCAATTGATGGTGGTGTGAAACTCGTTATTTGTATCACTGAAGGCGTGCCAACACTCGATGCAGTCGCGGCACAGCGTTACGCAAAGATTAAGGGTGTAAAGGTAATTGGTCCAAACTGTCCAGGACTTATTTCTCCAGAGGAGAGTATGGCTGGTATTATGCCAACTAATATCTTCAAGAAGGGACATACGGGTGTTATCAGCCGTAGTGGTACACTGACCTATGAAGTTGTGTATAACCTCACACAAGCAGGTTTAGGACAATCAACAGCAGTTGGTGTTGGTGGTGACCCAGTCGTTGGACTTTATTTCGAGGAACTTCTCCGTATGTTCCAGGATGACCCAGAGACAGACAGTATTGCACTCATTGGAGAGATTGGCGGTGACGCCGAAGAGCGCGCTGCTAAGTTTATTAAGGAGCATGTTACAAAGCCTGTAGCAGTATTCATCTCTGGTCAGCAAGCTCCTCCGGGTAAACAGATGGGACACGCTGGTGCTATCATCTCAAGTGGCTCTGGTTCTGCAAGCGAAAAGATTGCAGCTTTTGAGGCTGTAGGTGTACCTGTTGCACGTGAGACAAGTGAAATACCAGAACTCCTTAAGAAGCAATTAAAGAAGTAA
- the sucC gene encoding ADP-forming succinate--CoA ligase subunit beta — protein MKVHEYQAKKFFASYGLPVDRNIICRTPDEAVEAYKQLGIEKAVVKAQVHTGGRGKAGGVKLGCNEAEIRQHAEAILGMDIKGFIVDRVLVSEAVDIASEYYMSILVDRKSKCPMLMLSRAGGMDIEQVAKETPEKIEKIVIDPVIGMSDYLAREAAFKLFDDMAQVKQAVPIFKNIYKLFTEKDASLAEINPLVMLKDGSLKAIDAKMTFDDNALFRHPDVAELFEPTEEERKEREAKDKGFSYVNLGGSIGCMVNGAGLAMATMDMIKLYGGEPANFLDIGGSSNPEKIVEAMKLLLSDKHVKVVLINIFGGITRCDDVANGLLEAFKVIETDIPIVIRLTGTNEAEGRAILEGTHFTVGTSMADAGHKAVELSKKL, from the coding sequence ATGAAGGTACATGAATACCAAGCAAAGAAATTCTTTGCAAGTTATGGGCTTCCAGTAGACCGCAATATTATTTGCCGTACTCCTGATGAAGCTGTTGAAGCCTACAAGCAATTAGGTATTGAGAAAGCCGTAGTGAAAGCTCAGGTTCACACGGGTGGACGTGGTAAGGCTGGTGGCGTGAAACTTGGCTGTAATGAAGCAGAGATTCGTCAGCATGCTGAAGCTATCTTAGGTATGGACATCAAGGGGTTCATTGTAGACAGAGTACTTGTCAGCGAAGCTGTTGACATCGCTTCAGAGTACTATATGAGTATCCTTGTTGACCGTAAGTCAAAGTGTCCTATGTTAATGCTGAGCCGTGCAGGTGGTATGGATATCGAGCAGGTAGCAAAGGAGACACCAGAGAAGATTGAGAAGATTGTCATCGACCCAGTTATCGGAATGAGCGACTATCTCGCACGTGAGGCAGCCTTCAAGCTTTTCGATGACATGGCACAGGTTAAACAAGCTGTACCAATCTTCAAGAATATTTATAAACTCTTTACAGAGAAGGATGCCTCATTGGCTGAAATCAACCCATTAGTCATGTTGAAGGATGGTTCTTTGAAGGCCATTGATGCCAAGATGACCTTCGACGATAATGCCCTTTTCCGTCACCCAGATGTAGCCGAACTTTTTGAACCTACAGAGGAAGAACGCAAGGAGCGTGAAGCTAAAGACAAGGGATTCAGCTATGTGAACCTTGGAGGAAGCATCGGCTGCATGGTAAATGGTGCTGGTCTTGCAATGGCAACCATGGATATGATTAAGTTATATGGTGGCGAACCAGCTAACTTCCTCGATATTGGTGGTAGTTCTAACCCTGAGAAGATAGTTGAAGCTATGAAACTTCTCTTGAGTGATAAGCATGTAAAGGTAGTGTTAATCAATATCTTCGGTGGTATCACCCGCTGTGATGATGTTGCAAACGGACTCTTGGAAGCATTCAAGGTTATCGAAACAGATATTCCTATTGTCATCCGCTTGACAGGAACCAACGAGGCTGAAGGTAGAGCTATCCTCGAAGGAACCCACTTCACTGTCGGCACAAGTATGGCAGATGCTGGACATAAAGCTGTAGAACTGAGCAAAAAACTTTAA
- the buk gene encoding butyrate kinase, translating to MAYKILAINPGSTSTKISLANDDQPVFVADIAHSRKELSKFKRISDQYHFRKQVVIEELKNRNIPLDFDAVIGRGGLAKPVSSGVFTITEQMIIDQQRAIHQHACDLGCMIADEIAREIPGCKSFIADPGVVDEMEPEARLSGSPLMPRMCIWHALNQKAIGRRFAKDMGTTYEKLNLIICHLGGGISIAAHSQGRAIDANNALDGEGPFSPERAGTLPAVDLIHLCFSGKYTEEQLLEKVSGQAGLIAHLGTNDLREITNWIKAGDKHAELVVSAMIWHIAKNIAAEGAVLCGNIDAILLTGGMAKSDYIIERLKKRLSYLAPIHVYPGQDEMQALTENALAVLRGEREAKEY from the coding sequence ATGGCTTACAAGATTTTAGCTATTAACCCTGGATCAACATCAACTAAGATATCACTTGCCAATGATGATCAGCCTGTCTTCGTTGCTGACATTGCACACTCAAGAAAGGAACTGAGTAAATTCAAGCGTATATCCGATCAGTATCATTTCCGCAAACAAGTTGTTATTGAGGAGTTAAAGAATAGGAACATTCCTTTGGATTTTGATGCCGTCATCGGACGTGGTGGACTTGCAAAACCAGTGTCAAGTGGTGTGTTTACAATCACAGAACAGATGATAATTGACCAGCAACGAGCTATTCACCAGCATGCTTGTGACCTTGGCTGTATGATTGCTGATGAGATTGCACGAGAGATTCCAGGATGTAAGAGTTTTATTGCAGACCCAGGTGTGGTAGACGAAATGGAACCAGAAGCGCGTTTGTCAGGTTCTCCTCTTATGCCACGTATGTGTATTTGGCACGCCCTGAACCAAAAAGCTATTGGTAGACGATTTGCCAAAGACATGGGTACAACATATGAAAAGCTTAACCTAATTATATGTCATTTAGGCGGAGGAATCTCTATTGCAGCACATTCACAAGGTAGAGCTATTGATGCTAATAACGCATTGGATGGTGAAGGACCATTTTCTCCAGAACGTGCAGGAACATTACCTGCAGTTGACTTGATCCATCTTTGCTTCAGTGGGAAGTATACTGAGGAACAATTGTTGGAGAAAGTGAGTGGCCAGGCTGGTCTAATTGCTCATCTCGGAACAAATGATTTACGAGAGATAACAAATTGGATTAAGGCTGGTGACAAACATGCTGAACTCGTCGTTTCTGCCATGATTTGGCATATTGCAAAGAATATAGCAGCAGAAGGAGCAGTGCTATGTGGCAACATTGATGCAATTCTGCTGACTGGTGGTATGGCAAAGTCAGACTATATTATTGAACGTCTCAAGAAACGCCTCTCCTATCTTGCACCGATTCACGTTTATCCGGGTCAAGATGAGATGCAAGCATTGACAGAGAATGCACTGGCAGTTCTTCGAGGTGAACGCGAAGCAAAGGAGTATTAA
- a CDS encoding phosphate acyltransferase translates to MPGERKTINDFKLLIHLLKERKICKRTVVVWPEESHTQEAVCKAVHDGFIEPILVCSKQTMEDYAKKNAFQCIIAESPEDAARKAVELVRRGEADIVMKGFLNTDVLLRAILDKEVGILPKDTVLTHITVAKLPEYPKLLFFTDAAVIPAPNDKQRRAQVQYIVDFCHAFEIECPKIVLIHCSEKVDERHFPYTVSYKALKAEAETGAFGKCTIDGPLDLITSCSVEAMKIKQINSPINGEADALIFPDIEAGNLFYKTVTLFCHAETAAILQGTMAPVVLPSRGDTIESKYYSLALASLISR, encoded by the coding sequence ATGCCTGGAGAAAGAAAGACTATCAATGACTTTAAGTTGCTCATTCATCTTCTTAAAGAAAGGAAGATTTGTAAACGAACAGTAGTTGTTTGGCCTGAAGAAAGCCATACACAAGAAGCTGTGTGTAAAGCTGTACACGATGGTTTCATTGAGCCCATATTAGTATGCTCTAAACAAACTATGGAAGACTATGCCAAGAAGAATGCTTTTCAATGTATTATTGCAGAATCACCAGAGGATGCAGCCCGCAAAGCTGTCGAATTAGTTAGAAGAGGTGAAGCTGACATTGTAATGAAAGGCTTTCTTAATACGGACGTCCTTCTACGTGCTATACTTGATAAAGAAGTTGGAATTTTACCGAAAGATACTGTATTAACACATATAACCGTAGCAAAGTTACCCGAGTATCCGAAATTACTTTTCTTTACCGATGCAGCTGTTATTCCTGCTCCAAATGACAAACAGCGAAGAGCGCAAGTACAATATATTGTAGACTTCTGTCATGCCTTTGAAATAGAATGTCCTAAAATTGTTCTTATCCATTGTTCTGAGAAAGTGGACGAACGTCATTTCCCATATACAGTTTCATACAAAGCACTAAAAGCAGAAGCTGAAACTGGTGCCTTTGGTAAATGTACAATAGATGGACCATTAGATTTGATAACTTCTTGTTCAGTCGAAGCAATGAAAATCAAACAAATAAACTCTCCCATCAATGGAGAAGCTGATGCATTAATTTTCCCAGACATTGAAGCTGGTAATTTGTTTTATAAAACTGTTACCCTTTTCTGTCATGCAGAAACAGCAGCTATTCTTCAAGGTACCATGGCTCCAGTAGTGCTCCCAAGTCGTGGCGATACAATTGAATCTAAGTACTATAGTCTTGCACTTGCAAGTCTTATCTCCAGATAG
- a CDS encoding toxin-antitoxin system YwqK family antitoxin, with the protein MKRLYFVLLVSTLFTVATAQRVARSYIPHGAFFYDSQWKGVSSADKAAYYRVLAIDDKGQKMFYDYYITGQLQAEKHYISINRQNDRNTVLNGVCRTFHKSGRVESVLQYKNGKANGRALSFFPSGNIGMKLSYRNGLLDGPCYTYTENGRLEFTTIWRNGSKVNEIKGGKDHYIDKNTNEDEFCERYRHDEALIMAQSKSIYKARENKEQKVGVKATKKLNSNPTTESKETQPAHDDLAKKGRTNSINKVKEVASSQTSKEDKYLANIKYPDTPNEKTGTVSDKMSSDDIIPQKGRFNFTYLHSLLSKENERSKSIDVLTGISHKFQLNSSQIIDGFGAQKEVVFHHNMIYDVQNSKDKVTGSKPKQIGFFGTITGNNLLIDRINIFTWSEEEMYLIAQEAIKAGYKTLGGIDYKSADGNFILEPKMKPMDYGEREVIVTFTHQSNLYAGLYHIQMDIK; encoded by the coding sequence ATGAAACGTTTGTACTTTGTCTTACTTGTAAGTACTTTATTTACAGTTGCTACAGCTCAACGTGTAGCGCGTAGTTATATTCCTCATGGTGCTTTTTTCTATGATAGTCAGTGGAAAGGAGTTAGCAGTGCTGATAAAGCTGCTTACTATAGAGTTTTGGCTATTGATGATAAAGGACAGAAAATGTTTTATGATTATTATATTACAGGACAACTTCAAGCAGAGAAGCATTATATAAGTATAAACAGACAAAATGATAGAAATACGGTCTTAAATGGCGTGTGTAGAACTTTCCATAAGTCCGGTAGAGTAGAGTCTGTTTTACAATATAAGAATGGTAAAGCAAATGGTCGTGCTTTGTCATTCTTTCCAAGTGGTAACATTGGAATGAAGTTGTCATATCGCAATGGATTACTTGACGGTCCTTGTTATACTTATACAGAGAATGGTCGTTTAGAATTTACTACTATCTGGCGCAATGGTTCTAAAGTCAATGAGATTAAAGGTGGAAAGGATCATTACATTGATAAAAACACTAATGAAGATGAATTCTGTGAACGATATCGTCATGATGAAGCGTTAATAATGGCACAATCAAAAAGTATCTATAAAGCAAGAGAAAATAAAGAGCAAAAGGTTGGGGTTAAAGCTACCAAGAAATTAAATAGTAATCCTACAACTGAATCTAAAGAAACTCAGCCCGCACATGATGATTTGGCAAAGAAGGGACGTACTAATTCTATTAATAAGGTAAAAGAGGTTGCGTCCAGTCAAACATCCAAGGAGGATAAATATCTTGCTAATATAAAGTATCCAGATACTCCAAATGAAAAAACTGGAACTGTTAGTGATAAGATGTCTTCAGATGACATAATACCACAGAAAGGAAGGTTTAATTTTACTTATCTTCATAGTTTGCTTAGTAAAGAAAATGAAAGGTCAAAGAGTATAGACGTGTTAACAGGCATTAGTCATAAATTTCAGTTAAATTCTTCACAAATAATAGATGGGTTTGGAGCTCAGAAGGAAGTTGTTTTTCATCATAATATGATTTATGATGTACAGAATAGCAAGGATAAAGTTACAGGTAGTAAGCCAAAGCAAATAGGCTTCTTCGGCACAATTACTGGGAATAATCTTCTTATAGATCGTATTAATATTTTCACTTGGTCAGAAGAAGAAATGTATCTCATCGCTCAAGAAGCTATCAAGGCTGGTTATAAAACTCTTGGAGGTATAGACTATAAGTCAGCAGATGGAAATTTTATTCTTGAGCCAAAGATGAAACCTATGGATTATGGTGAGCGTGAAGTTATTGTCACCTTCACTCATCAGTCAAACCTTTATGCAGGACTTTATCATATTCAAATGGATATAAAATGA